GTAGGAAACGAAAGGCTGGACGgaatttggtttttctttttttttttgttttgagaagtaggaaaatattttagaaTATTTGAGAAGTGGGAAATTTTTTGTTAGTATATTTCGGCGTTTTATTGCGAGACCCGTTTCCAGCTATAATGAGGTGACATTTCATTATAGCTATAATGAAACGTGTTCCATGCTGGTGCATTACCACAATTTTAGGTGACAAAAAGATTGCCTATAAATACAAGGAGTTTGGTTTGTTATTTCAATGTGCTAAACTCAGCTACCAGTTACAAATTATCTATTTTCAGTCTTATTAATTAGCTAGCTAGTTCTTTAAGGAAAAAATGGCTGCAGCCAAATCAGCTATTGGTGCTGGAAAGGTGAATAGTGATTGTATGCCTAGTTAGACctagatttctttctttttcaagtttGTGTGTGGTTTTTGGGAATCAATTCATAAACAACTAAGGGTAACTTATCTTTTACATCCCTGTGGTTTGAAGGTAGAGTATCACTGGTAATTTAGTAATTTACTGGATGATAGAGTATCACTGGCACTAGCAGTAATGTCTACTGCTTTATTAACGGAAAAGGTGAAAGGTAATTCACCTTTAATTTTTCGGTTAAAACTGACGGTCAATGATAATAACTCAAAATCAAACTACTAAATTGTAAGCTTCTTCTAAGTGATGTAGTTTCTTAgtaattggtttggatttactTTTCTGGTTGTTTGTCTGTGTGAAAGGATTCTAATTGACATTTTGGAACTCAATTGTTTTGGGTtttcttaccaaaaaaaaaatgtgtgggGTTTGCAGAACGACATAGATGCACTAGAACCAGTGAAGCCGGCTGACCCTCGCGTGATCGAGATCGGACGATTTGCAGTGACAGAACACGGTCATGCGCTGCTTTTCGTCGGCGTGGTTGGCGGATTCAGGTGGGCCATTCCTGGAGGCGATCACTACGCACTTATCATTGAAACTCAGGATGATAACGGCGCCACATATCTCCATAAAGCACTTGTCGTTATGGTCGAAGTGGAAGGACAACCCTTGAGACTCATCTGGTACAAGAATTAATCAAGCACTACTCTTGATCATCAACTGAGGATCAACGACTTCAAGTACTTTAATTTTCTAGTGTCTATATATGGTGTGGTTTTCAGTTTATGCATGCATGGATGATGTACTGCTGCCGTGCATACATCTTCCCATTGTTGTACTAGTATGTCAAATAAGGTGCACTTAAACCAACAAAAATGCACCATTCCATCTGTGTTCGAGTTTGTATCTGTGTCTTTTATGTCTGTGTTTGTATCCTTGTACTAGTATGTAAAGGTGCACTTTTACGAACAAAAATgcaccattaaataaataaaaacagcCATGGGTTTGAGTTTGTATCCGTGTATTTTGTTTCTCTATTACTTGCATGCAGGTTCCCATCTCTCAGTCTTGTATGTCAACTACCATATTCATGACTAGTTGTGAATTCTGATAACTAGTTAAGTGTTACTTAAAATGAAcacaaatgagggatagagtggaGCTATACTCCCTAGCCCCCACCCCGTTTCTCAACGGGGGAAAATTTCCAACCCCCATTAGCCTCCCGCGGGGCCGCCATTGCCATCCTTAACTGCAACGTCGTCTCGCTCATCTTAACCTCTTTAATACTGTTAATACGATCCTTTCGATTTTAAACCAAATTAAATCGGAGTGGTTACCAATTTGCTCACTCTAATGGCGATTGCAAGAACAGGAGTCTTCGTCGATGATTATTTAGAGTATGCAAACACTTTGCCTGCTGAACTTCAGAGGCTACTCAATACCATTAGAGAACTCGACGAGCGTTCCCAAGCGATGATAAATCAGGCAAGTCAGCAAACGAAGTTGTGTCTAGGAATGGCATCGCATAGGAATCATGATAGTTACCGTGATCAAGATAATGATGAGGCATTcgagaaaatgaaaaaggagaTTGAGGCCACTCAAGAAAACACCTTAAGCCTGTGTACTGAGAAGGTTTTATTGGCCAGACAAGCGCATGATCTTATAGACAGCCACATAAAACGTCTTGATGAGGATCTGAACAACTTTGCTGAAGATCTTAAGCAAGAGGGAAAATTAGCAGCAGATGAGCCAGCTATTCTTCCAACGTTACCGTTGGTCCCTAAAAACGAAAAGCGTAAACCAATTTATGGAACACCTCAGTCTAAGAAGCTTGATTACAGGGACAGAGATTGGGACCGGGAGCGTGATAGAGACTTTGAACTGATGCCTCCTCCTGGGAGTGGTAATAAAAAGGATTTTACTGCACCTGTTGATGTTGATCAGCCAATTGATCCTAATGAGCCTACCTACTGTGTCTGCAATCAGGTGTCATTCGGGGATATGATTGCTTGCGACAATGAAAATTGCCAAGGCGGTGAATGGTTCCATTACTCTTGTGTTGGTTTGACACCAGAGACAAGATTCAGAGGAAAGTGGTATTGTCCCACCTGCAGACAATTGCCACACTAATTTCATATGTAATGAATTTGATCTCTAGTAGTAAGGCAGCATGTTCATTATATCTATGACTAATTTTGATGGAGTACCGCCGTaacttttagaaaaaaaaaaaaaatgaacacaaacctgaaaaggaaatgaaagattaaCTGATATATTGAGAGAAAGACATGTAGCTCGAAAACTAGAGTTCAAAGATGAGAGTTTCTACTTTCTACAGCCAGTCCTTGGTCATCTGAAAACAATATGTGTCCTACCATGTGCTAATTAAGTTTAGAATGCATAGGTATGAACAAAGAACGGTCCATTATCTTTAAAATGTGACAACAACATTAATAGACCTACGTACCGTTGGATTATAATACTTATCCCTAtattttgtttgaaaattcAATGGAGCAGAGATCATGAGATTCATCACCAAATCATTCAAGcaatcaagaagaaaaaaatatctTATGGGCAATattaaggaaaaataaataaataggacttttctcatttttcagttctagaaccattttttttttcttctttttgtacAACACTATCTCTTGATTTTTCACTATAGTTAAGTGCTTAGGCACTTGATATAggatacatacatatatacacacacacacatatatacacatacacatACATAAATACTAGTAATAAAGTATGTGACTTGCACGCGAATATGGGCTAATTCCTCAGTTTAtagatgaaaaaaagaaaaatcagtcAATTATAGGTCTGGCAAGGCGGTTTTGCAAAACTATAACTTAGCACGATAGGAAAAAGTATTTTTTTCATAAAGTTTATTTTTAATCAAGTTTTTATCTGATATAAAACACtttaaaaagtgctacaataaaaaagtataagcaaataattttcatttcaaatttacTAATACGCTTTGTTTTATTTAAAAGAAGTATTGCTACGGCATTGAGATAAACTCATTAAGTTGGTTAGACTTCTTTTtcataaattatttaattcattttagTGTTAAAAGATCGAAATGCATAATGTAATTATATTTAAATGCATTtaacaaatattaaaaaataactatttaTTATGTTACAATTATTATATATGTGTAAGAATTAACCGGAGATATTTTGATAGTTAAAAATATAACTTCATTTTAACCCTATCAAAGAGTTGACCACAAGAGGTAAAGTGTATATGTTTGGAATTTAGGGGGACAGAGGGAATTGAAGGAGCACAATTGCACAAGTACTTGATTTGGCCAAAAGATGCTTAAAGTTCCCCATCAAACCAAGAGACGCACGAGTCCTTGGTTCAGACGCCCAGGCACCTTTTTTCATAAACAATCACCCCCCGCCGGGCTGaggcaactttctttgaaaaaaaaaaaaaaaagaagctttaGGTTacttcttttacttttttttttttttaagaatcaTCCTTGCCGGCCCAAGTCAGCCCAGCAGGTGGCAAGATTTGCAGGCTTTTTTTTGCACTTCTGTCTGCCGTACTGAGTCAGCTGCTCAGTTTGTATGGATAataaattatctcaaataatattttacttgcaacataaatatattttttaatttatattttttattcttaattattcttttatctcacatacatcacatcataaaaaatgttatagtaattattccaaataatactctatccaaacaaacatacTAGTAGTTTTGTAAAACTCCCTTGTTAGACCTACAATTgaccaatttttctttttttcatctaTAATCTAAGAAATTAGCCGTGAATATGATGCTCttggattttcctttttttttctcaaaattttgagaaaatcaaTGTAATTGAGACAAAAATAATgtgatatttaatatttttgttttctaaatATTTCTCAAAACTTGTTTTACCCTAACCAACACAAATGCATAAGTAACAAAGCATCATTTATTCCAAGAGTAGTTTTGTTTTATAACAATACGTATCaatatttttgtcttttggttgaatttgggtgACCTGAATATTGTTCTCTTTTATGTCATTTGAGTCAAAATTTTCATCTTCCTGAATAATTTGCTGCTCTCCTTCATGTCATTCTACGAATCTTTTATTAGTtccctttaatttttttctattaATGGTGGAATGTAAAATGATCCATAGTGCTATTGCAGCAATGACCATGTCACAATATAGCTATGCCACCATAGTCGAAGAAATTTAATGCATTTAAGGTAATGACTGGTGTCATAGCTATGTACCATTTTGAATGGATGTAGCTTTGGAGTGTTGCAGAACTGTACGTTTTGTTGAATGAGGATTAAAAATTGAGGAAATGGATATGCTAGGGCTGCCCATCTTAACTTCTTTGAACTTAATTGCATTTTATACTTTTGAATATTTTGCACTTTATGTTCATTTGAAATCACTTCACATCATCAAAAATCATTAAAACATCTTCTCATTTTACTCCAATtgattattaaattattaaaacgTATATAAACATAAAGTTTAAACCACTTAAATTCATCGAACACAGTTCTCACTTAAGCTACAAAATGTAAAATTCACTAGAAACCTAATTAATTAGCAactaaaatgactaaaacacacCTAAACACTAgacaataaaacacactaaaatcatgcaaaataaacacttatcaataCCTCAACAAGTCTCCTCTCATTTTGCGCTTGAAACTTTTCATTGTACTCATAAATACCATGTTTTTCAAAATAAGTTGACTCAACTGGTAAGAAGTACCACTTTCTTACAAAAAACAATCATGTGTTATCAGAGTCGAACCAATCTAAACTtttaatttccaaaaaaaaaaaaaaaaaaaacttgtttcaCCATGTAGAGTCGACGTTCAGTCAGGTTATTGtcaatttttgttcttctttttattggttttttgttttctcCTATTAAGCTTCTGCTCATTCTGTTTCACTATCAGCTTTCATCCTTCGGACCATTACAAGCTAAGTATTCATGGGGATGCAACTCCAACATCATCAGTCAATTCCTAATGAGGCCAGGAAGTTTCCTCAATTCCAGGCTCAATCAGGCCAGTCCATCTGAACTGAAATTTTGCCTCAACTTAATGCCACACAAGGTCCTTTCTATTTGCTTCAGTGCTTCAAGTATGTTCCTCTACCCGCCCACAAAAAAATAACTTCATTCCCGCCAACAGATTTTGTAGGATATGGGAAAAAAGGCCAGTTCAAAATTATAAATTTGCTCCCTATTTTCTTACAAGACCAAGAAATCTATTTCCAAAAGCTAAAAACATATCTAGAATTACCACTTTTacttatggagtaaaactaggttactattcacttttttttttttataaaaaaattggtTATTATAAACTTTTGCATTAGATGAGAAGGGACTCAAGTAATTGCTTAGAACCAAGAGCTAAAAGCACAATTTACCTCAAACTTTAACAGGTAAAGGCACAATTTAAGGAACTTTTTTGGAACTAGCTTCTCCACATAAAGAAGTAAATTCTAATTGTATTGTCTGCAATGCATCGACTTATTGTCTAGTAACAAATATACCTTGTCTTGGGACACTTTTCTAATGTTGAATGTTTAGATATATGATATGAGTGTATAAAAATTTCCATAAAATTTAATGTAATATATGTTCAAATCTAGTTCTTTCAagtattaatatatttttttacgcCTTTATTACATATAAATGCTACGCGTTGACTGGTTTTTTActttaagtgcaagtttaattccgaattaTACCCGTtttactgcaagtatacaggtcaaaatCGTAATATTGggtatgtatcgggtcgatcccacgaggagcaattaaaacaattattagatactaatttactctattatttaaacTCACAATAAATTTGAGcagaaaatttagaaattaatccaactacaaaaattcttaactAGATAAATTGCAATTTCGCAAAAGGAGTAGAATTgactaaatattaagatctagggatgtagattacACATAtgacacaaaagatctaaaacgaatgaatttaatacttgttactactcttgtttaaccaaggatccatttccaacaataccaaaatcacattctcatgataataatgggttaaaacagattagtttttcctaatctcttggtaaatCCTAAATCTGTTTTGTGCATACATGAAATGTagatttcatccacttgaatgtatttctattctcatgaatatactcttcaagctctacttatgtcattccattatttttgccatttctcaatgagtaaaaacaactataaacctgctattagtgatcaagcaacaacaagtaatccaacatacacaagtagataagttaatacaagacataacaagtataaatcacaatcactttatatcatttggcc
This Coffea arabica cultivar ET-39 chromosome 3e, Coffea Arabica ET-39 HiFi, whole genome shotgun sequence DNA region includes the following protein-coding sequences:
- the LOC113736366 gene encoding PHD finger protein ING2-like; the protein is MAIARTGVFVDDYLEYANTLPAELQRLLNTIRELDERSQAMINQASQQTKLCLGMASHRNHDSYRDQDNDEAFEKMKKEIEATQENTLSLCTEKVLLARQAHDLIDSHIKRLDEDLNNFAEDLKQEGKLAADEPAILPTLPLVPKNEKRKPIYGTPQSKKLDYRDRDWDRERDRDFELMPPPGSGNKKDFTAPVDVDQPIDPNEPTYCVCNQVSFGDMIACDNENCQGGEWFHYSCVGLTPETRFRGKWYCPTCRQLPH